In Anomaloglossus baeobatrachus isolate aAnoBae1 chromosome 10, aAnoBae1.hap1, whole genome shotgun sequence, the genomic window TGATTAGTCAGAGCACGTCACTGAAACAGAGCAAGGAGCGCAGGGATGTAGCGTTACAATAGGGCTCAACATCATTCATTTTTACTTGTATTTTAGCATGATCGTATATTGTGTAAGTGATGGAAACTATTGCATGATCGCACAGACCAGTAACGGTCTTTTGTCTTCCTGTACAGGTTCCGTAGGCTGATGTTGGAGTTTGAGCCCGAGGTTACGGAGATCCCCAGGCTCTTTCGGTCGGTGCTTCAGGATTTTTTGACTCAGGAAGAGGAACAACGAAAGATGCAGGATGGTTGCTGGGAGAAGCGCAGAAGAGCCAAAAGTCTGGCCACATTCAGCTTCAAGCCTCCTCGTCTACGGGTCAATCCCTTCCAACTGGAAGATACACACAACTCGGATACGGAGAGTGAGCTGGTGATTGCTGGGAGAGCAAGAAGCAAAAGTATGCCGGAGTTTAGCATGACCAGAGAAGTGCATTGTGACTGAACTTTATATACACAAGAGTCTACTGCCCAATGTACAGATCAAGGGCACATTCCCAAGAGGTTTCTGTCAAGTTAGACCTCTTGGGAAAGGCTTTTTGTTCTTTATCGGATCAGCTCCTGTTTTTGGATGCAAAGATGTAACACTGATTAAGTAAGGTCATCCGAATGCACATTAGACATCCCCTCATCAATATCCTTGAATACAAataaagacaaagatattgactactgccaggtacgacCGGGAC contains:
- the LOC142254764 gene encoding protein RD3-like — protein: MFLASLFGWNDPDGSTVKLAPRSSAELVTETLMLELGSHLKRAEKQQRDRLIEYRRVKNGVDYTWLASVPRQGYEISPGDQLELRDICSKISPSQCGPVILRFRRLMLEFEPEVTEIPRLFRSVLQDFLTQEEEQRKMQDGCWEKRRRAKSLATFSFKPPRLRVNPFQLEDTHNSDTESELVIAGRARSKSMPEFSMTREVHCD